In one Pseudomonas sp. 31-12 genomic region, the following are encoded:
- a CDS encoding 5-oxoprolinase subunit PxpA, whose product MSRLLLNCDIGESFGNWTMGLDAEVMPFIDCANIACGFHAGDPSIMRKTVSLALSNGVQIGAHPAYQDLVGFGRRSMAYAAQELQDILHYQIGALDGVCRAQGGRVSYVKPHGAMYNDMMANPAQLRAVLQAVAAYDRTLPLMLMATRDNSAAQRLGDEYGVTLWFEAFADRAYDSAGMLVSRQLPGAVHHDPERIIEQALTIARGDTLTASDGSALHLQANTLCVHGDNASSVAAVRRIREALDQQSAP is encoded by the coding sequence GTGAGCCGCCTGCTATTGAACTGCGACATCGGCGAGAGTTTTGGCAACTGGACCATGGGTCTGGACGCCGAGGTCATGCCCTTCATCGATTGCGCCAACATCGCTTGCGGCTTCCACGCCGGCGACCCGAGCATCATGCGCAAGACCGTCAGCCTGGCCCTGAGCAACGGCGTACAGATCGGCGCGCACCCGGCCTATCAGGACCTGGTCGGTTTCGGCCGACGCTCCATGGCCTACGCCGCCCAGGAACTTCAGGACATCCTGCATTACCAGATCGGTGCCCTCGACGGCGTTTGCCGGGCCCAGGGCGGGCGCGTCAGTTACGTCAAACCTCATGGCGCGATGTACAACGACATGATGGCCAATCCGGCGCAATTGCGTGCCGTGCTTCAGGCCGTGGCGGCCTATGACCGGACCTTGCCGCTTATGTTGATGGCCACGCGCGACAACAGCGCCGCCCAGCGACTGGGCGATGAGTACGGCGTGACCCTGTGGTTCGAAGCCTTCGCCGATCGCGCCTACGACAGTGCCGGCATGCTGGTTTCGCGGCAGCTGCCGGGGGCGGTGCACCACGATCCCGAAAGAATTATCGAGCAGGCGCTGACCATCGCCCGTGGCGACACCCTCACCGCCAGCGACGGCAGCGCCTTGCACTTGCAGGCCAATACCCTTTGCGTCCACGGCGACAACGCCAGTTCGGTGGCAGCCGTGCGCCGGATTCGCGAAGCCCTTGATCAGCAGAGCGCACCATGA
- a CDS encoding MFS transporter, translating into MDTMTENDYLIAWGLYAFAALGCLLVWMRITRWMWRWLREPLRLLVAVLLFSPTIIDPVKEKVAPAIAITALDLLFKVGNNAWRAVSDLFMYGMIAFGIYLVFVLIRFPLERASNARKEQAAAAKAAARADDPDDDHPFGGAGDDRYGRPPVPSNPQRLRVEPRL; encoded by the coding sequence ATGGACACCATGACCGAGAACGACTATCTGATCGCTTGGGGCCTCTACGCCTTTGCCGCTTTAGGCTGCCTGTTGGTGTGGATGCGCATCACCCGCTGGATGTGGCGTTGGCTGCGTGAACCGCTGCGGCTGCTGGTTGCCGTGCTGCTGTTCAGCCCGACCATCATCGATCCGGTGAAGGAAAAAGTGGCCCCGGCCATCGCCATCACCGCGCTCGATCTGCTGTTCAAGGTGGGCAATAACGCCTGGCGAGCGGTTTCCGATCTGTTCATGTACGGCATGATCGCCTTCGGCATCTACCTGGTTTTCGTGCTGATCCGTTTCCCGCTCGAACGCGCCTCCAACGCTCGCAAGGAACAGGCAGCCGCCGCCAAGGCCGCGGCCCGGGCCGACGATCCTGACGACGATCATCCGTTCGGCGGTGCCGGTGATGATCGTTACGGTCGGCCGCCAGTGCCGAGCAACCCTCAGCGTTTGCGGGTCGAACCGCGTTTGTAA
- a CDS encoding LysR family transcriptional regulator produces MNLKFLETFVWVARLKSFRLTADKLFTTQASISSRIAVLEGELGVKLFLRDSRGVSLTPEGLKVLEYAEQMMDTMQALKQSIETRSSKVGRVRIGVMDTVIHTWLSPLVAQMMDHYPLVEIELVADTALNLCDQLQKGFLDLILQTDLVRQESVRSLELASHPMGWIVASSSIYNREYSDITDLARERIITYSKNSHPHQDILGLMQANGVMTPRLNCVNSVSAITRLLRDGFGIGALPPVLVAEELARGELTLLTIDQQLPNLQVVVSWRVGVEWVEEIVALCQQVLEGYARKVGEDYISLSKPTV; encoded by the coding sequence ATGAACCTGAAGTTTCTCGAGACCTTTGTCTGGGTCGCCCGACTCAAGAGTTTTCGCCTGACGGCAGACAAGCTCTTCACCACCCAGGCGTCGATTTCCAGCCGCATCGCGGTGCTCGAAGGCGAGCTCGGGGTGAAGTTGTTTTTGCGCGACTCGCGCGGAGTGAGCCTGACGCCGGAAGGCTTGAAAGTGCTCGAATACGCCGAGCAGATGATGGACACCATGCAGGCCCTCAAGCAGTCGATCGAGACGCGCTCGAGCAAGGTCGGACGCGTGCGGATCGGTGTGATGGACACGGTGATTCACACCTGGCTGAGCCCATTGGTGGCACAGATGATGGATCACTATCCGCTGGTGGAGATCGAGCTGGTGGCCGATACGGCGCTCAACCTCTGCGATCAGCTGCAAAAAGGCTTTCTCGATCTGATCCTGCAAACCGACCTGGTGCGCCAGGAAAGTGTGCGCAGCCTGGAGCTGGCAAGCCATCCGATGGGGTGGATCGTGGCCAGTAGCTCGATCTACAACCGCGAGTACTCAGACATTACCGACCTGGCTCGCGAGCGAATCATTACTTACTCGAAAAATTCACATCCTCATCAGGACATTCTGGGTCTGATGCAGGCGAACGGGGTCATGACACCCCGGCTGAACTGCGTGAATTCGGTGTCGGCGATTACCCGGTTGCTGCGCGACGGATTCGGGATTGGCGCGTTGCCGCCGGTCCTGGTGGCCGAGGAGCTGGCGCGGGGGGAATTGACCTTGCTGACTATCGATCAACAGCTGCCTAATTTGCAGGTCGTGGTGTCGTGGCGAGTGGGCGTGGAGTGGGTCGAGGAGATTGTCGCGTTGTGTCAGCAGGTGCTGGAGGGGTATGCGCGCAAGGTGGGCGAGGACTACATCTCCCTCAGCAAGCCAACCGTCTAA
- a CDS encoding DUF2937 family protein, with translation MLLSYLRLVLFAAGLLIGVQVPGFISDYAKRVEAHLIEAQTGLSGFQGTANQFFKGDMQALVAHYRASEDPIFRSDAESLSTLLTRQLALDKQFQAMQGPWYIRVLQVALAADPDIRKETWNGYSYQILLTPEAMIWGMSGALLLSFGIECLFRLIDWVVLGGKRLRQSRPIEDRDVRGL, from the coding sequence ATGTTGCTCAGTTATTTACGGCTGGTGTTGTTTGCGGCGGGCTTGTTGATCGGTGTCCAGGTGCCGGGGTTCATCAGCGATTACGCGAAACGGGTCGAGGCGCATCTGATCGAGGCGCAGACCGGCTTGAGTGGTTTCCAGGGCACGGCCAATCAATTCTTCAAAGGCGATATGCAGGCGCTGGTCGCTCATTACCGTGCCAGCGAAGACCCGATTTTCCGCAGCGACGCAGAGAGCCTGAGCACCTTGCTCACCCGTCAGTTGGCGCTCGATAAACAGTTCCAGGCCATGCAGGGCCCGTGGTACATCCGCGTCCTGCAGGTGGCGCTGGCGGCTGATCCGGATATTCGCAAGGAAACCTGGAATGGCTACAGCTACCAGATCCTGCTGACACCGGAAGCGATGATCTGGGGCATGAGTGGCGCGTTGCTGCTGTCCTTCGGCATCGAATGCCTGTTCCGTCTGATTGACTGGGTGGTGCTGGGCGGCAAACGACTGCGCCAGAGCCGTCCGATTGAAGACCGGGATGTGCGCGGGTTGTAA
- a CDS encoding MFS transporter: MSAPDTLDIPKATPRPGPFDWYRNINQQERRTFWSCKIGYGLDGMDTQMLSFVVPTLIAMWGITTGEAGLIHTSTLIASAIGGWVAGILSDRIGRVRTLQLTVLWFAFFTFLCGFAQNYEQLLISRTLMGFGFGGEWTAGAVLMGEVIRAKDRGKAVGMVQSGWALGWGLTAILYALLFSVLPPEDAWRALFILGIVPAIFVIFVRRLVKDPEIYREAKAKQEPGNAAKFYEIFAPGILFTTIRASVLTTGALGGYYAITSWLPTFLKNERGLSVLGTGGYLAMVIVGSYVGYVISAYLTDILGRKRNFILFAVGSFTIVLLYTQLPVSNGVMLWLGFPLGFFASGIFSGMGAFLTELFPTRIRGSGQGFCYNIGRALAALFPLLIGLLSQTVPLSVGIGAFAAVSYGVVILAALSLPETRGKQLDAQ; the protein is encoded by the coding sequence ATGAGTGCGCCCGACACGCTCGACATCCCCAAAGCCACGCCTCGCCCGGGACCTTTCGACTGGTACCGCAACATCAATCAGCAGGAACGCCGCACCTTCTGGAGCTGCAAGATCGGCTATGGCCTGGACGGCATGGACACGCAGATGCTCAGCTTCGTGGTGCCGACCCTGATTGCCATGTGGGGCATCACCACCGGCGAGGCCGGGCTGATCCATACCAGCACGCTGATTGCGTCGGCCATCGGCGGTTGGGTGGCGGGGATTCTGTCAGACCGCATCGGCCGCGTGCGCACCTTACAACTGACGGTGCTGTGGTTCGCCTTCTTCACCTTCCTCTGCGGCTTTGCGCAAAACTACGAACAACTGTTGATCAGCCGCACCCTGATGGGCTTCGGTTTTGGCGGTGAGTGGACTGCCGGCGCGGTGCTGATGGGCGAGGTGATTCGCGCCAAGGACCGCGGTAAAGCGGTGGGCATGGTGCAATCGGGCTGGGCGCTGGGTTGGGGGCTGACGGCGATTCTCTATGCGCTGCTGTTCTCGGTATTGCCGCCGGAAGATGCCTGGCGCGCGCTGTTCATCCTCGGCATCGTGCCGGCCATCTTCGTGATTTTCGTCCGTCGACTGGTCAAGGACCCGGAAATCTACCGCGAAGCCAAGGCCAAGCAGGAACCGGGCAATGCCGCGAAGTTCTACGAGATTTTTGCCCCCGGCATCCTCTTCACCACGATCCGCGCTTCGGTGTTGACCACCGGCGCTCTGGGCGGCTACTACGCGATCACCTCCTGGCTGCCGACTTTTCTGAAGAACGAACGCGGTTTGAGCGTACTCGGCACGGGCGGTTATCTGGCGATGGTGATCGTCGGTTCCTACGTCGGCTACGTCATCAGCGCTTATTTGACTGACATCCTCGGTCGCAAGAGGAACTTCATTCTGTTCGCGGTGGGCTCGTTCACCATCGTATTGCTCTACACCCAATTGCCGGTCAGTAACGGCGTGATGCTGTGGCTGGGTTTCCCGCTGGGCTTCTTTGCTTCGGGGATTTTCAGTGGCATGGGCGCGTTTCTGACCGAGCTGTTTCCGACCAGGATTCGCGGTTCGGGGCAGGGCTTTTGCTACAACATCGGTCGTGCCTTGGCGGCATTGTTCCCGCTGCTGATCGGTTTGTTGAGTCAGACGGTGCCGTTGAGCGTAGGCATCGGGGCGTTTGCGGCGGTGTCCTACGGCGTGGTGATCCTTGCGGCGTTGAGCCTGCCGGAAACCCGTGGCAAACAACTCGACGCCCAATAA
- a CDS encoding class II glutamine amidotransferase, with product MCELLGMSANVPTDIVFSFTGLMQRGGRTGPHRDGWGIAFYEGRGLRLFQDPAASCESEVANLVQRYPIKSEVVIGHIRQANVGKVCLSNTHPFVRELWGRNWCFAHNGQLADFQPIKSFYRPVGDTDSEAAFCDLLNRVRAAFPEPVEIEALLPDLVAACAEYRSKGVFNCLLSDGDWLFCYCSTKLAQITRRAPFGPARLKDVDVIVDFQAETTPNDVVTVIATEPLTENETWTRYEPGQWSLWRRGECVSQGKTE from the coding sequence ATGTGTGAGTTATTGGGCATGAGCGCGAATGTGCCGACCGATATCGTGTTCAGCTTCACCGGGCTGATGCAACGCGGTGGTCGCACCGGCCCGCACCGTGACGGTTGGGGCATCGCCTTCTACGAGGGGCGCGGCCTGCGGCTGTTTCAGGACCCGGCGGCGAGCTGCGAGTCCGAAGTGGCGAACCTGGTGCAGCGTTATCCGATCAAAAGCGAAGTGGTGATCGGGCACATACGTCAGGCCAACGTCGGCAAGGTCTGCCTGTCCAACACGCACCCTTTTGTGCGTGAACTGTGGGGCCGCAACTGGTGTTTCGCCCACAATGGCCAGCTCGCGGATTTTCAGCCGATCAAAAGTTTTTACCGCCCCGTTGGTGACACTGACAGCGAAGCGGCGTTTTGCGATCTGCTCAACCGGGTACGTGCAGCGTTTCCGGAACCGGTAGAAATCGAAGCGTTGCTCCCGGACCTGGTCGCCGCTTGCGCCGAATACCGCAGCAAAGGCGTGTTCAATTGCCTGCTGAGCGACGGCGACTGGCTGTTCTGCTATTGCTCGACCAAGTTGGCCCAGATCACCCGTCGTGCGCCATTCGGCCCGGCGCGGTTGAAGGATGTCGATGTGATCGTCGACTTCCAGGCCGAAACCACGCCCAACGATGTGGTCACGGTGATCGCCACCGAACCCCTGACCGAAAACGAAACCTGGACCCGCTACGAACCGGGCCAATGGAGCCTCTGGCGACGCGGCGAATGCGTCAGCCAGGGCAAGACCGAATAA